One genomic region from Chthonomonas calidirosea T49 encodes:
- a CDS encoding Gfo/Idh/MocA family protein: MNRRDFLKSSTLTTLAMAGLSSQPVALFAQEANAGAGDAPSGPPIGCGVIGLGERGREVVNTLNHLATLPPVAICDIYEPFLKRTQEAAPKAAAYSDYRQLLEDKNVQAVVVATPTHQHKQIVLDALQAGKHVYCEAPIANTLDDAKAIAQAGQSAAPKLIFQAGLQQRVHPQSLHVYKFIRSNALGTIAACRSQWHQKTSWRRAAPDPQRQQEINWRLDKAISPGLMGEIGIHGINLTSWYVGGLPVAATGRGGVLFWKDGREVPDTVQAIIEYPGGVNLVYDITLVNSFDDSYNLFMGSQSAILVRGDKAWMVNEADAPLEGWIVYARKEPVGDDVGVVLVADATKLLALGQMPSQAKQEDPTKTMLYHALEAFVNSIHSGKPSEAGPLEGYQATVAALKTNEAIVNGSRLEFKQEWFQLS, from the coding sequence ATGAATCGGAGAGACTTTTTAAAAAGTTCGACCTTAACCACTCTGGCTATGGCCGGGCTCTCCTCGCAGCCTGTTGCGCTCTTTGCGCAGGAGGCCAATGCCGGTGCCGGCGATGCACCTTCAGGGCCGCCAATAGGATGTGGTGTCATCGGTTTAGGGGAGCGCGGTCGAGAGGTGGTTAATACCCTCAACCATTTGGCAACGTTGCCGCCTGTAGCCATCTGCGATATTTACGAGCCATTTTTGAAACGGACCCAAGAGGCAGCTCCAAAAGCTGCTGCCTATAGCGACTATCGGCAGTTACTGGAAGATAAAAACGTACAGGCGGTGGTCGTGGCAACCCCCACACATCAACATAAGCAGATCGTACTCGATGCGCTGCAGGCCGGCAAGCATGTCTACTGTGAGGCGCCTATCGCAAACACCCTAGACGATGCCAAAGCGATCGCTCAGGCAGGGCAGAGTGCCGCCCCAAAACTTATCTTCCAAGCGGGTCTTCAGCAGAGGGTTCACCCACAAAGTCTACACGTGTATAAGTTCATTCGATCGAACGCCCTAGGCACAATTGCGGCTTGTCGCTCCCAGTGGCATCAGAAAACAAGCTGGCGACGAGCTGCACCCGATCCACAGCGTCAGCAGGAGATCAACTGGCGTTTAGATAAGGCTATCTCACCGGGGCTTATGGGTGAGATCGGCATTCATGGTATCAACTTAACCAGCTGGTACGTGGGGGGGCTGCCTGTTGCGGCAACCGGTCGAGGTGGGGTGCTTTTTTGGAAAGACGGTCGCGAAGTTCCTGACACGGTGCAGGCCATCATCGAGTATCCAGGGGGTGTCAATCTCGTCTACGATATCACCCTTGTCAACTCGTTTGATGATAGCTACAATCTATTTATGGGATCCCAATCGGCCATCTTGGTTCGCGGCGACAAGGCATGGATGGTTAATGAGGCGGATGCCCCACTAGAAGGTTGGATCGTCTATGCCCGCAAGGAACCGGTAGGCGATGATGTAGGGGTGGTGCTTGTTGCAGATGCCACCAAACTGCTGGCGCTAGGGCAAATGCCTTCCCAGGCTAAGCAGGAGGATCCTACAAAAACCATGCTCTACCACGCTTTGGAGGCCTTTGTCAACAGCATCCATTCCGGCAAACCCTCTGAGGCGGGCCCGTTGGAAGGCTATCAGGCAACGGTAGCGGCGCTTAAGACCAACGAGGCCATCGTTAACGGGTCGCGGCTTGAGTTCAAGCAGGAATGGTTCCAACTAAGCTAG
- a CDS encoding DUF167 domain-containing protein produces the protein MPTGKASKGYTILKIRLTPRSDRNAIERYEEGKLYARVTASPVKGEANRALLLLLAEALEVPKSHMELIAGTTAREKVVRIEGIEAAELYEKLQRCLKSETD, from the coding sequence ATGCCGACGGGAAAAGCCTCTAAAGGGTACACTATCTTAAAAATCCGCTTAACTCCTCGCAGCGACCGCAATGCGATAGAACGATACGAGGAGGGCAAGCTGTATGCTCGTGTAACGGCCTCACCAGTGAAAGGGGAAGCCAATCGTGCTTTGCTGCTTCTATTAGCCGAGGCACTAGAGGTTCCGAAGTCCCATATGGAACTCATCGCCGGCACGACAGCGCGAGAGAAAGTAGTGCGTATAGAGGGGATAGAGGCAGCAGAGCTTTACGAAAAGCTACAACGATGCCTAAAGAGCGAAACAGATTAG
- a CDS encoding FAD:protein FMN transferase gives MPEVRLACYAMATRFELILVGEDEVYLRAAGEEALREITRIEELLSIYRPTSELARVNRMAAERAVYVVPEVFSLLKAAKRLSLLTSGAFDMTIGPLVRLWRTCGEVKRMPSETEIEETRAAVGMQLVELDEEAGTVRFLRPGVSLDPGAIGKGYAVDIAVRRLRENGITCALLHGGSSTVYALGTPKGDSGWRVALRDPNGTEQAVVAVAELRDAALSVSAPHGRWFEVDGRRYGHVIEPSSGRPIEGVQLAATVTEFAMEGDAISTALLVLGSAASPQLLQEPLGIYSALLIEMTKEQRRIYLFGSHFSETQTEIPLERMPIFS, from the coding sequence ATGCCCGAAGTGCGTTTGGCTTGCTATGCCATGGCCACACGGTTTGAGCTGATTTTGGTGGGAGAGGATGAGGTCTACCTAAGAGCTGCCGGAGAGGAGGCCCTCCGAGAGATCACTCGCATCGAGGAGCTTTTGAGCATTTATCGCCCAACAAGTGAGCTGGCGCGTGTTAATCGAATGGCAGCGGAGCGTGCGGTCTATGTGGTGCCGGAGGTATTTTCTCTTCTCAAGGCCGCGAAGCGACTGTCTCTGCTGACCTCCGGCGCCTTTGACATGACCATAGGGCCGCTTGTGCGTTTATGGCGTACGTGTGGAGAGGTAAAACGTATGCCTTCTGAGACGGAGATCGAGGAGACACGAGCAGCGGTAGGGATGCAGCTGGTGGAGCTAGATGAGGAGGCAGGCACCGTGCGCTTTCTTCGCCCTGGGGTCTCGCTTGATCCGGGAGCTATTGGCAAAGGCTATGCCGTAGATATTGCGGTTCGACGATTGAGAGAGAATGGGATCACCTGTGCTCTGCTTCATGGCGGCTCAAGCACGGTGTACGCGTTAGGAACTCCGAAGGGGGATAGTGGGTGGCGTGTCGCACTACGCGATCCTAACGGTACTGAACAGGCCGTGGTGGCTGTGGCAGAGTTAAGGGATGCAGCGCTCTCGGTGTCGGCGCCACATGGCAGGTGGTTCGAGGTAGATGGCAGGCGCTACGGGCATGTGATTGAGCCAAGCAGTGGACGACCCATTGAGGGAGTACAGCTGGCAGCTACCGTCACCGAATTTGCGATGGAGGGAGATGCGATCTCCACCGCTCTGCTTGTTTTGGGAAGCGCTGCATCTCCTCAGCTTCTTCAAGAGCCATTAGGCATCTATTCGGCCTTGCTGATAGAGATGACAAAAGAGCAAAGACGAATCTATCTGTTTGGCAGTCACTTTTCTGAAACGCAAACGGAAATTCCTCTGGAGCGAATGCCTATTTTCTCTTAG
- a CDS encoding DUF2231 domain-containing protein: MANRAQIQKAAWWLALVLIELLLFSGFPLVNAWARPQFPPIVIETYHLVPGSTDYNAAKNCTLCHVPSGPPERNPYGKDVQRALERAGATMLTPAILHSIDNLDSDGDGYTNAQEFAADTLPGDPNSHPNGPVRVGTSASNSARHVRGNISSDRADATSQEGATGAASSAGSWVQKILFPPHAHHPELVHFPIALFIFGFLLDLLGLKRNNEALHRAAFYNLLGAAIMAPITMITGLLAWQFVLNGEPLKGTVLYHLVFASVTTLLLWGLVGLRVKQKATASSPSAFYWVIGLIGLICILITGYLGGILSGVNG, from the coding sequence GTGGCGAATAGAGCACAAATACAAAAAGCCGCTTGGTGGCTTGCGCTGGTTCTCATAGAGCTGCTACTCTTTAGTGGATTTCCTCTTGTAAACGCGTGGGCGCGTCCTCAGTTTCCACCGATCGTCATCGAGACCTATCATCTGGTGCCAGGTAGCACAGATTATAACGCTGCAAAAAACTGCACGCTATGTCATGTCCCTTCCGGGCCTCCTGAACGCAATCCCTATGGAAAAGATGTGCAGCGGGCTCTTGAACGTGCCGGTGCTACCATGCTGACACCGGCCATTTTGCACTCTATTGACAATCTCGATTCGGATGGGGATGGCTACACGAACGCACAGGAGTTCGCTGCAGACACGCTGCCGGGTGATCCGAATAGTCATCCGAATGGTCCAGTGAGAGTCGGAACTTCAGCGAGCAACTCTGCACGGCATGTGCGGGGTAATATATCTAGTGATCGGGCAGATGCAACGTCACAGGAAGGCGCAACGGGGGCAGCATCGTCGGCGGGGAGCTGGGTGCAAAAGATACTCTTCCCGCCTCATGCGCACCATCCGGAACTGGTTCATTTCCCGATAGCCCTTTTCATTTTTGGTTTTTTGCTTGATCTGTTAGGGCTTAAAAGAAATAATGAGGCGCTTCATCGTGCCGCATTTTATAATCTTCTTGGAGCTGCGATCATGGCTCCAATCACGATGATCACGGGGTTGTTGGCATGGCAATTTGTGCTTAACGGAGAGCCTTTGAAAGGGACGGTATTATATCATCTTGTGTTCGCCTCAGTGACCACCCTTCTCCTTTGGGGATTGGTGGGCTTGCGGGTCAAGCAAAAAGCCACGGCTTCCTCCCCATCGGCCTTCTACTGGGTGATCGGGCTGATCGGGTTGATTTGTATCCTCATAACGGGATATTTAGGAGGAATTCTTTCCGGTGTTAACGGATAA
- a CDS encoding Gfo/Idh/MocA family protein — protein MKSSERTDGATSRRDFLKTAVGAAVGGAVGVHAVSAAAEPVKTYMPSTAAGMARVIGANDRIHIGHIGPHWEGQGGVHARFLMQHAKEWNVEYVAIADIYTVHLQEAQQHIGLKDNQCHIDYREMLEKHPEIDVVWITTPEHWHAQQTIDCLEAGKDVYVEKPLCKGVEPALKIKETVERTKRVLQMGTQGATDPTYHRIAELINSGKYGEVVWARGSYCRNTPSGEWDYYPLEPQATEENTHWHIFEQPCKRKHPFSKDRFFRWRKYWSYSAGIQSDLFPHVLAPFLIAIGKIEWPRRVVAAGDLLLQKDREVPDTVHMIIEYPSQFTVVLSGSTNNDHGYTPTICTNKATIEFAMFGGGNIQIIPQPPYADQVDPLNEHVPGASEAIDNHEKNFLDCVRDRTKVPNANVDLAAKVQVAIGMGEIAYRENREVLFDTERLRLI, from the coding sequence ATGAAGAGTTCAGAAAGGACAGACGGTGCCACTTCGCGTCGCGATTTTCTCAAAACCGCCGTGGGGGCCGCTGTCGGAGGAGCTGTAGGAGTTCATGCGGTGAGTGCTGCGGCGGAGCCCGTAAAAACCTATATGCCCTCTACCGCTGCTGGGATGGCACGGGTTATTGGTGCCAACGACCGCATTCATATCGGCCACATCGGGCCGCACTGGGAAGGGCAAGGTGGAGTGCATGCCCGATTCCTAATGCAGCATGCGAAAGAGTGGAACGTGGAGTATGTGGCCATCGCTGACATCTACACGGTTCACCTACAGGAGGCACAACAACATATTGGTCTTAAGGATAACCAGTGCCACATTGACTATCGAGAGATGTTGGAAAAGCATCCAGAGATCGATGTGGTCTGGATAACGACCCCAGAGCACTGGCACGCTCAGCAGACGATAGACTGTCTGGAGGCGGGCAAGGATGTCTATGTGGAGAAACCGCTCTGTAAGGGTGTCGAGCCTGCTCTCAAGATCAAGGAGACGGTGGAGCGTACCAAGCGCGTTCTACAGATGGGCACGCAAGGGGCGACCGACCCGACCTACCATCGCATCGCGGAGCTGATCAACTCTGGGAAGTACGGCGAGGTTGTTTGGGCGCGCGGCTCGTATTGCCGCAACACGCCATCCGGTGAGTGGGATTACTATCCGTTAGAGCCGCAAGCTACCGAGGAGAACACCCACTGGCATATCTTCGAGCAGCCCTGCAAGCGTAAACACCCATTCAGCAAAGACCGTTTCTTCCGCTGGCGCAAATACTGGAGCTACTCTGCCGGCATTCAGAGTGACCTCTTTCCGCATGTCCTTGCGCCCTTCCTCATCGCTATCGGCAAGATCGAGTGGCCTCGGCGTGTCGTAGCCGCCGGTGATTTACTGCTTCAAAAAGACCGTGAAGTGCCGGATACCGTACATATGATCATCGAATATCCTTCACAATTCACCGTGGTTCTCTCCGGCTCTACGAACAACGACCATGGCTATACCCCGACGATCTGTACCAACAAGGCTACCATCGAGTTTGCGATGTTTGGAGGTGGCAACATCCAGATCATCCCGCAGCCGCCCTACGCCGATCAGGTAGACCCGCTCAACGAGCATGTGCCAGGGGCGAGCGAGGCGATAGATAACCATGAAAAGAACTTTCTCGATTGTGTACGCGATCGTACCAAAGTGCCCAACGCCAACGTGGATTTGGCGGCGAAGGTACAGGTTGCTATTGGAATGGGAGAGATAGCGTATCGTGAGAACCGCGAGGTGCTCTTCGATACCGAACGACTGCGCCTTATTTAA
- the purS gene encoding phosphoribosylformylglycinamidine synthase subunit PurS: MPQVKVIVTLKPTLLDAQGRVVKEALHSLGYTEVEQVRMGKYLELQVDAQEANDRRVLENRIREMCDRLLANPVTEDYRFEIEEVPV, translated from the coding sequence ATGCCTCAGGTTAAAGTGATCGTAACGTTGAAGCCGACCCTGTTGGATGCACAGGGAAGGGTGGTGAAGGAGGCCCTTCATTCGCTAGGTTATACAGAGGTCGAGCAGGTTCGAATGGGCAAGTATTTGGAGCTTCAGGTTGACGCACAAGAGGCGAACGACCGGCGGGTATTGGAGAATCGCATCCGCGAGATGTGCGATAGGCTTCTGGCCAATCCGGTAACAGAGGACTATCGTTTTGAGATAGAGGAGGTTCCCGTATGA
- a CDS encoding SH3 domain-containing C40 family peptidase: protein MSRRLRRRMPAAVSATALVGSLAAHPALALHREPLQHNETLTAFAHRHHCTLHDLLALNHIKDMRHVPDGAMLLVPPPEKRVHLASQLHAARLIHGDQICVRLGPGRSYLRTALLDNNVPVVVTAKRNGWAQIAFHNGSWGWVEARYLHAPVGVQMARLHRHPEHTLQREHSHEEIAHESSKRHHPHPLHVAKVHSKHLSHLAERHMHHHTQQIAYHEISHRRHHKQSSSHGSDHTLLAHASLRAGLVRSALAYRGTPYVYGGSGRGGFDCSGFVRYLYLKRGIDLPHNAAEQFHMGKPVSRKDLKPGDLVFFHTVTPGISHVGMYIGNGRFIHASSRRGGGGVRIDSLDESYYAHAYRGARRIIRHHGD from the coding sequence TTGAGCAGACGTCTGAGAAGAAGGATGCCGGCAGCCGTTTCGGCCACCGCACTTGTTGGTAGCCTTGCTGCCCATCCCGCTTTGGCGCTCCACCGTGAGCCGCTTCAGCACAATGAGACACTAACGGCCTTTGCCCACCGCCATCACTGTACCCTTCACGACCTCCTCGCTCTTAATCATATAAAGGACATGCGTCATGTGCCCGATGGGGCGATGCTATTAGTGCCTCCTCCAGAAAAGAGGGTTCATCTTGCAAGTCAACTTCATGCGGCGCGCCTTATTCATGGTGACCAGATATGTGTGCGGCTTGGACCGGGACGAAGCTATCTTCGCACCGCGCTGTTAGATAACAATGTGCCGGTTGTTGTGACAGCAAAGCGAAACGGTTGGGCACAGATCGCCTTTCATAATGGCTCTTGGGGATGGGTGGAGGCTCGGTATCTCCACGCTCCGGTAGGGGTTCAAATGGCGCGCTTACACCGTCATCCGGAACATACCCTTCAGAGGGAGCATTCCCATGAGGAGATCGCGCATGAATCCTCCAAAAGGCACCACCCACATCCGCTTCACGTAGCAAAGGTGCATTCCAAGCATCTGTCTCATTTGGCTGAGAGGCATATGCATCATCACACACAACAAATTGCCTATCATGAGATCTCCCATCGCCGACATCACAAACAGTCCTCATCGCACGGTTCTGACCATACGCTGCTCGCTCATGCCTCTCTTCGTGCGGGTCTAGTTCGTTCGGCTCTAGCTTATCGTGGCACACCCTACGTCTACGGTGGGTCGGGGAGAGGCGGCTTCGACTGCTCGGGCTTTGTACGCTACTTGTATCTCAAGCGAGGGATTGATCTCCCGCACAATGCGGCGGAGCAGTTTCATATGGGCAAACCGGTGAGCCGCAAAGATCTCAAGCCTGGGGATCTCGTGTTTTTCCACACGGTGACGCCGGGTATATCTCATGTTGGGATGTATATTGGCAACGGACGGTTCATTCACGCCTCTAGCCGTCGGGGTGGTGGCGGAGTGCGCATAGATAGCCTCGATGAGAGCTACTATGCCCATGCCTATCGTGGGGCGCGACGCATCATTCGCCACCATGGAGATTAG
- the purQ gene encoding phosphoribosylformylglycinamidine synthase subunit PurQ, protein MTTVSSPARRHGVRRATPRFAVVQFPGSNCDQDAYFAIRDVFGCPVEYVWHAERTLRGFDVVILPGGFSYGDYLRAGAIARFAPIMEAVRRHAERGKPVLGICNGFQILCEAHLLPGALVRNIGCRFVCKYVTLRVENVNTPFTNAYRVGQQVRIPVAHGEGRYVCSPETLEELNRQERVLFRYAGSLENPNGSMDNIAGIANETFNVLGMMPHPERAVERLLGSVDGRGVFESLIAAAVARA, encoded by the coding sequence ATGACGACGGTCTCTTCTCCTGCACGCCGTCATGGCGTGAGAAGGGCAACACCACGCTTTGCTGTTGTGCAGTTTCCCGGATCGAACTGCGATCAGGATGCCTATTTCGCGATACGCGATGTGTTTGGCTGTCCGGTCGAATACGTGTGGCATGCGGAGCGCACATTGAGAGGGTTTGACGTGGTGATTCTGCCGGGAGGATTCTCGTATGGCGACTATTTACGTGCTGGAGCTATTGCGCGTTTTGCGCCCATTATGGAGGCGGTAAGGCGACATGCAGAGCGGGGAAAGCCGGTGTTGGGGATATGCAATGGTTTTCAGATTCTTTGTGAGGCCCATCTGTTGCCGGGGGCGCTTGTGAGGAATATCGGATGCCGTTTTGTTTGTAAATATGTAACGCTTCGAGTGGAGAACGTGAACACGCCCTTCACAAACGCCTATCGGGTAGGGCAGCAGGTCCGAATTCCCGTTGCCCACGGTGAAGGACGCTATGTATGCAGCCCAGAGACTTTAGAGGAGTTGAACCGCCAAGAGCGCGTTCTCTTTCGGTATGCGGGTTCGTTGGAGAACCCGAACGGTTCTATGGACAATATTGCTGGTATTGCGAACGAAACATTTAATGTGCTTGGGATGATGCCTCATCCCGAACGCGCTGTGGAGAGATTACTGGGTTCTGTGGACGGACGAGGGGTTTTCGAGTCGTTAATAGCGGCCGCCGTCGCTAGGGCATGA